In a single window of the Pyrococcus sp. NA2 genome:
- a CDS encoding pyridoxal-phosphate dependent enzyme, with the protein MKCSRCGREYTSMIPPFCICGEELEIRYDYSKVDVNKWKNRSPGVWRYRELLPSVKRIISLREGGTPLIKARISEKLGIDVFIKDETRNPTGSFRDRLATVAISFGLPYATNGFIVASDGNAAASVAAYSARAEKECFVVVPRKVDRGKLIQMIAFGARIIKYGDSVDDAIEYSRELAKLNGLYNVTPEENIIGLEGQKTIAFELWEELNPSHIIIPTGSGSYLYSIYKGFRELIEIGVLSEMPRLIAVQTEKCNPIAAEILGTKRECKETKALGLYVKDPVMKSRVVRAIKESNGTAILVSENEIDIGEKMLANEGIFAELSSAVVMPALIKLKEAGIIEKGDKVVLVVTGSGLKSGEGGREKFSIGGTKLEILKILKERERYAYEIWQALGKPIKYQAIHQHIKELQELGLIEEAYRKGKRIYYRLTEKGIRLVENL; encoded by the coding sequence ATGAAGTGCTCAAGGTGTGGTAGGGAGTACACATCAATGATACCCCCTTTCTGCATATGTGGGGAAGAACTCGAGATAAGGTATGATTACTCGAAAGTGGATGTAAACAAGTGGAAGAATAGAAGTCCAGGAGTGTGGAGATATAGAGAACTCTTACCAAGTGTAAAAAGGATAATAAGCTTGAGAGAAGGAGGTACACCTCTCATAAAGGCCAGAATAAGTGAGAAACTGGGGATAGATGTTTTCATAAAAGATGAAACTAGGAACCCAACTGGCTCATTTAGGGACAGACTTGCCACCGTTGCAATATCTTTTGGATTACCCTATGCAACAAATGGTTTCATAGTTGCGAGTGATGGAAATGCTGCCGCTTCCGTAGCCGCTTATTCAGCTAGAGCTGAGAAGGAATGTTTCGTCGTTGTTCCGAGGAAGGTTGACAGGGGAAAACTTATTCAAATGATAGCTTTTGGTGCTAGAATTATAAAGTATGGAGACAGCGTTGACGATGCAATAGAGTATTCCAGAGAGTTGGCAAAGCTGAACGGACTCTATAATGTTACGCCAGAGGAGAATATAATAGGGCTGGAAGGTCAAAAGACCATAGCCTTTGAACTCTGGGAGGAGTTAAATCCGAGTCATATAATTATTCCAACAGGCAGTGGAAGCTATCTGTATTCCATATATAAAGGATTCAGGGAACTTATTGAGATCGGTGTTCTAAGTGAAATGCCAAGGTTAATAGCAGTCCAAACCGAGAAGTGCAACCCTATAGCAGCAGAGATTTTAGGAACAAAGAGGGAGTGCAAGGAAACGAAAGCCCTCGGCCTCTACGTGAAAGACCCCGTTATGAAGTCAAGGGTAGTTAGAGCGATAAAAGAGAGTAATGGAACGGCAATTTTAGTTAGCGAAAATGAAATAGATATTGGAGAAAAGATGCTTGCAAATGAGGGAATATTTGCAGAACTCTCCTCGGCAGTTGTCATGCCAGCGTTAATAAAGCTTAAGGAGGCGGGAATAATAGAGAAGGGGGATAAGGTCGTTCTTGTTGTCACAGGTTCTGGCCTGAAGAGTGGTGAGGGAGGAAGGGAGAAGTTTTCCATAGGTGGAACAAAGCTCGAAATTTTAAAGATCCTCAAGGAAAGAGAGAGGTATGCCTATGAAATATGGCAGGCCCTAGGAAAGCCCATTAAGTACCAGGCAATTCATCAACACATAAAAGAGCTTCAGGAGCTAGGTTTAATAGAGGAGGCCTATAGGAAGGGT